The Deinococcus ruber DNA window GCGTTTCCAGATGGAAGATCAGTTTCAGCGTGCCCTGCTCGTCTCCGATGATCTGCCCGCGTGCAATCTCGCGGTACTGCGCCTTGCCGATCTCGTAAGGGACGCCCGCCTGCGTCAGTTCTTCCTCGTTCTTGCCCACGGTGCTGATCTCGGGAATGGTGTAGATGCCGTAGGGAAACAGTTCCGGCACGCTCTGGGTGGGAACGCCAAACGCGTGGCACGATGCCAGACGCCCCTGTTCCATGCTCACGCTCGCCAGACTCGGAAAGCCGATCACGTCGCCTACCGCATAGATGTGGCCCACAGCCGTCTGATAGTGCGCGTTCACGGCGATGCGGCCCCGGTCGTCGGCGCTCAGGCCAGCGGCTTCCAGATTCAGCGAGTTGGTGGCTCCGACGCGGCCTACCGAATACAGCACCATATCGCTCAGAATTTCCTTGCCGCTCGCCAGCACCACCCGCACCCGGTCGCCCAGGCTGTCACGCACCTTCTCGACCCGGCTGACCGCTTCGCCCAGGCGCAGGGTCATGCGGTTCTGGCGCATCTGATAGGCAAGCACATCGGTAATCTCGTGGTCTACGAATTCCAGCAGTCGGGGGCGCTTATCGACCAAGGTTACGCGCACGCCCAGCGCCGCGAACATGCTGGCGTACTCGCAGCCGATCACGCCGCCGCCGATGACCGTGACGGTGCGCGGCATCTCGGTGAGGTCGAGGATGTCGTCGCTGATGATGATGCGTTTGCCGTCGAAGGGAATGTTCTTGTCGCGGGCGGCGCGTGTGCCCACCGCCACCACGATGAAGCGGGCGGTCACGTCGCGCCAACTGTCGGAGCCGCGTGTGTCGCGCAGGCGCACGGTATTGGGGCCGATAAAGGTGGCCTCGGCGTTGATGGTTTCGATGCGGTTGCGGTGAAGCTGCGACCTCACCACATCGAGTTCGTGCGACATCACGCTGCTCGTCCTCAGCAGCAGATCCTGCACGGTAATATCCTGCTTGACCGCATACGACGCCCCGTACAGCCCGCGCTCGTTGTAGCCGCTCAGGTGCATGATCGCCTCGCGGAAAGTCTTGCTGGGAATGGTGCCGGTATTGATGCACACCCCGCCCACCACCGCCTTCTTCTCGACCACCGCCACCTTCTTGCCCAGCTTGGATGCCTGAATGGCCGCCCGCTGCCCGCCGGGGCCAGAGCCGATGACCAGCAGATCGTAGGTAAAGTCCTGACTGGGCGGGGTGTCCTGAACCGGAGTGGGCATGGGAATGCTGTTCGACATGAAAACCTCGTGACCGGAGCAGAGAGGGAAAGGAAAGGATGGCCTGCCAGGAAGAATCGGAGGAAGAAAAAGCTTACAGAAACGCTATCACCTCTGCCCGCCCGCTGGCACGGGTCGTCTGGTTTACGGGGTGGGCAGCACCCGCCGAACTCAGTTCCGAGCCTGTCAACTGCCCTCCAACGTCAGCGCCATCTTGATTTCATCCAGACCCGGCGCGAATCCGTCCGGCCTGCGGCTGACGACCTGAAAGCCGTGGCGGGCGTAGTACCCCTGCGTGTGCTGGCTGGTGTCGATCTGCACCTCGCGCACCTCTGGAAAGTGCTGGCGTATCCAGCCCAGACGGTAAACGACCAGTTGGCGGCCCAGCCCCCGCCCGTGCAGGTCGCCGCGCACCATGCCCCAGCTCAGGCCCGCTGCGTCTGCGGCAAGGTTGCCCCCGTGCCACACGCCCCCGCAGGCCACTACCTCCGCGCCGTCTTCCATCACGAAGTACGTGCCGTGGTCGGCAGGGTCGCTCAGAAACGCCTGATAATCGGCGCGTTCGCTGGCATCGAAAAACGGCGGGCAATTGCTGTCAAAGAGTTCCAGGCACGCGGGGATGTCGGCGGCGATGAAGGCGCGAATGCTTGGATTCATGGCGCAGATTGTACGGGTGCGGGCTTTGAGCTATGTGCTCTGGGCTATGGGCTTTGAGTCGGGGCGAGGGTTTGAGAGCAGGCAAGAGAGGTTGAAAGCTCGTCAGAGACGCCGTTCCCACTTCCCACTTCCTGCTTCTTACTTTCCTCTTCCCACTTCCAATCTCTACGGCAGCCCACCGCCTTAAGCTTTCAGCCCTCTTCTCAGAACCGCGCTCTCTACACTGGCGGCATGGCACTTCAATGGGGACTTCTCGGCGCGTCGCGCATTGCCCGCTCACTCATTCCGGCCATCCGGGCGGCGGGCGGGCATGTTGCTATGGTGGGCGTGCGCGAGCCGCAGTCGGCGCGGGCAAAAGCCTTTGCACAGGAATGGGAAATTGAGCGAATCGGCAGCTATCAGGACGTGACCGAATCGGGAGTGGACGCGGTGTACAATCCGCTGCCCAACGATGAGCACCTGCCCTGGAGCGCGGCGGCCATGCGGGCGGGCAAACACGTTCTGACCGAAAAGCCGCTGAGCATGAATGCGGGCGAGGCGCAGCAATTCGCAGACATCGCGCAGGAGACGGGCCGCACCTCGCTGGAAGCCTTCGCGTACCGCTTTACCCCGCAGATCGAGGAACTGCTGAAGCGCGTGCAGGCAGGCGAGCTGGGCGAGCTGCGGAGCGTGCGCGGCGGCATGGGCTTCGACCTTCAGAACGAGGGCGATTTCCGCTGGATGCCCGAGAAAGGCGGCGGCGCACTGTACGACGTGGGCTGCTACCCCGTCGATCTGACGCGCCTGCTGCTGGGCATGCCGCAGGCGATCAGCGGGCAGGCACGCATGACGGCGGGCGGCGTGGACATGGCGTTCAGCGGCACGCTGGCGTATGAAAACGCGCTGGCGTCGTTCGACTGCGGCTTCGACTGGTGTACGCCCATGACCGCTGGCGTGCAGGTGGTGGGCACTGAGGGCGTGCTGACCCTGGAAGCGGCCTACGACAGCTCGGCGCACGGCCACCAGATCGAGCTGAACGGTCACACCCACACCGTCACGCCCGACAACGGGTATACCCGCATGGTGGCGCATTTCCAGCGGGCGGCACAGGGCGAGGAAGCGCTGCGCTACACGCCCGCAGACTCGGTGGCGCAGGCCCGCATGCTCGACGCCCTGTTCCAGTCGGCGCAGAACGGAAAGCGGGTGGAGGTTGTCTGAAGTAAGGATCGGAAGGGGGAAGTAGGAACAGGAGCTCTGAAAATCTGCCGCCCTCTGCTTCCGGTGCTCTTTTCCGTCAACTGCTCGTCAGAGACGCCGTTCCCTCTTTCCCACTCCCCACTTCCTACTTCCCCCTTCCAGGCATTGCCCTAGAATCGCGCCATGCCCCTCAAGCGCCTGCCCACCACCCGCCGTCTCCGATGGATTGGCCTCGGCGTGCTGCTGGGGGCGGGCCTGCTGGCGCTTTCCGGCTGCTCGCAGGTCGGGTATCTGTGGCAGGCAGCGGTAGGACAGTCGGAACTGCTGACTCGGGCGCGGCCCATTCCAGACGTGATCGCAGACCCCGCCACGCCCGCCGAGTTGCGCCGTCAGCTCACACTGATTCAGGATGTGCGCCGTTACGCCTCCGAGAGCCTGGGGCTGCCCGACAATTCCACCTTTACCGGATACAGCGACCTGAAACGCCCGTTTCTGGTCTGGAACGTTTTTGCTGCGCCGCCGCTGTCGGACACGCTCCGAACGTACTGCTTTCCCATCGCGGGCTGCGTGCCGTACCGGGGATATTTTTCGCAGGCAGCGGCAGACAGCGAGGCGGCGCGGCTCCGCGCACAGGGCGACGACGTATCGGTGGGCGGTGTCAGCGCGTATTCGACGCTGGGGCGCTTCTCTGACCCGATTCCGTCCACGCTGCTGCGCGGCGGCGACGAAACCCTGATTCGCACCGTCATTCACGAACTGGCTCATCAGGTGGTGTACGTGCAGAACGACACCGCTTTTAACGAGTCGTTTGCGGTGGCCGTCGAGACTGCCGGAGCGCAGCGGTACGCCGCCGCACGTGGGCTGCCCGTTCCCGACCAGACAACCGCCCGCACCCGCGCCGCCCAGATCAATGCGCTGCTGCTCGGCACCCGCACACGCCTCGCTGCGCTGTACGCCTCGGATGTGCCCGACTCCGAGAAGCGTGCGAAAAAAGTCGACACCCTGAATGAGACGCGCCAGCAGTACGCCGCCCTGAAAGCCAGCTGGGACGGCTACAGCGGTTACGACGGCTGGTTTTCCGACACGCCCAACGGGCTGAACAATGCGCTGCTGGGATCGGTGGCGGCCTACGCCGACCATGTTCCGGTCTTTTTAGAACTGCTGGCGCGGCATGGCGGCGATTTTCCGGCCTTCTATGCGGCGGTGAAAGTGTGTGCGGCGCTGCCCCCAAATGAGCGCCTCGCCTGCCTGCAACCCAGTTCCTGACCCAAATGACTGCCGAAGAATGAAGAGCTACGGCTGTGCTGGCGTGCTACAACCGCAGCATGCCTGACAGTTTCGACGGTCTCGCTTCCGACATGCCTGCCCTCACCTCTGCTTCTCCTTCCATCGTCACGCCGGAAAGCCTGTACGCCCTGAAGTTTCCCTCCGATCCGCAGCTCTCTCCAGACGGCTCGCGGGTGGCCTTTGTCCTGACCAGAATCGAGGACGAACACGCCGATACGCCCGGCGAAGACGAGGAGAGCGCCCCGCGTTACCGCAGCCGCATTCAGCTCTCGGAGGGCGGCGCGGCCCGCGACCTGACCAGTGGCGCGGGCCGGGACAGTTCGCCGCGCTGGTCGCCCGACGGCTCGTCGCTGGCCTTTCTGAGCGACCGCAGCACCGCGCCCGGCACCCAGGGCAAACCACAGGTGTTTCTGCTGCCCCTCAGCGGCGGCGAGGCGCAGCAACTGACGCGCTTCAAAAATGGCGTGTCGAATGTGGCCTTCAGCCCCGACGGACGCTACCTCAGCTTCCTGAGCCGGGGCGACGCCGAGGACAAACGCGGCGCGAAGGGCGAGGCACGCGCTCTCACGTCGCTGCGCTACCGCTTCAATGGCGTGGGCATGCTGCCGCCCAGCCCCGCCGCGCTGTACCTGCACGACCTGAGCAGCGGCGAGACGAAGCTGTGGCACGCCCCCGAACACGATATCAGCGACTATGCGTGGCGGCCCCAGCCGGGCGGCGGGGTGCTGTTCGTCAGCAGTCTCAGCGAGCAGGACGCGGCCTTCTGGCGGCAGGAGGTCTTCGAGTTGCCGCTGGAGGGCACGCCGCGCCAGCTGACGCACTGGGCCGCTTCGATTGGGCATCTGACCCCCCACCCGGACGGCGTGCGCTTCGCAGGCATTGGCCGCCCCGCCAACACGCTCAATACCGAAGACAGCCACGTGTTCCTGTTCAGCGCCAGTGGCGAGGGGCAGCGGCTGGATTCCGCCTGGGACTTTCCAGCGGGCAACATCGTGGCGGGCGACCTGCACGTGGGCAGCTTTACAGACCGCCCGACCTGGGCAGACGAGCAGACTCTCAGCCTGCTGTACACCGTGGGCGGCAGCGCGGGCCTGTTCGATGTTCGGCTGGACGGCACGGTTTCGCCGCGCCAGCACGACCCGGAGCGCGTGATGGCGGCCTTCAGCATGAATGCACACGGGCTGGCCCACATCAGCGAGAGCGTGACGCAGCCCACCGAGGTCTATCTGAACGGCGAGCGCGTGACCGATCACGCCGCCCACCTGCCGTTTGCGCCTGTTACCGCGACCCGCATCGCCTTTACCAACGAACTGGGCGAGGGAGAAGGCTGGGTACTGCTGCCCACCGGAACAGCTCCCGCACCCGCGCTGCTAAACATTCACGGCGGGCCACACACCGCGTATGGGCACGGCTTCATGCACGAGTTTCAGCTGTACGCCGCTGCGGGCTACGGCGTGTGCT harbors:
- the sthA gene encoding Si-specific NAD(P)(+) transhydrogenase, translated to MSNSIPMPTPVQDTPPSQDFTYDLLVIGSGPGGQRAAIQASKLGKKVAVVEKKAVVGGVCINTGTIPSKTFREAIMHLSGYNERGLYGASYAVKQDITVQDLLLRTSSVMSHELDVVRSQLHRNRIETINAEATFIGPNTVRLRDTRGSDSWRDVTARFIVVAVGTRAARDKNIPFDGKRIIISDDILDLTEMPRTVTVIGGGVIGCEYASMFAALGVRVTLVDKRPRLLEFVDHEITDVLAYQMRQNRMTLRLGEAVSRVEKVRDSLGDRVRVVLASGKEILSDMVLYSVGRVGATNSLNLEAAGLSADDRGRIAVNAHYQTAVGHIYAVGDVIGFPSLASVSMEQGRLASCHAFGVPTQSVPELFPYGIYTIPEISTVGKNEEELTQAGVPYEIGKAQYREIARGQIIGDEQGTLKLIFHLETRELLGVHIIGTGASELIHIGQAVMAFGGTVDYFVNTVFNYPTLAECYKTAAFDGINRLGAAPALEPKLEPAHDVGIVV
- a CDS encoding GNAT family N-acetyltransferase; translated protein: MNPSIRAFIAADIPACLELFDSNCPPFFDASERADYQAFLSDPADHGTYFVMEDGAEVVACGGVWHGGNLAADAAGLSWGMVRGDLHGRGLGRQLVVYRLGWIRQHFPEVREVQIDTSQHTQGYYARHGFQVVSRRPDGFAPGLDEIKMALTLEGS
- a CDS encoding Gfo/Idh/MocA family protein, which codes for MALQWGLLGASRIARSLIPAIRAAGGHVAMVGVREPQSARAKAFAQEWEIERIGSYQDVTESGVDAVYNPLPNDEHLPWSAAAMRAGKHVLTEKPLSMNAGEAQQFADIAQETGRTSLEAFAYRFTPQIEELLKRVQAGELGELRSVRGGMGFDLQNEGDFRWMPEKGGGALYDVGCYPVDLTRLLLGMPQAISGQARMTAGGVDMAFSGTLAYENALASFDCGFDWCTPMTAGVQVVGTEGVLTLEAAYDSSAHGHQIELNGHTHTVTPDNGYTRMVAHFQRAAQGEEALRYTPADSVAQARMLDALFQSAQNGKRVEVV
- a CDS encoding aminopeptidase; translated protein: MPLKRLPTTRRLRWIGLGVLLGAGLLALSGCSQVGYLWQAAVGQSELLTRARPIPDVIADPATPAELRRQLTLIQDVRRYASESLGLPDNSTFTGYSDLKRPFLVWNVFAAPPLSDTLRTYCFPIAGCVPYRGYFSQAAADSEAARLRAQGDDVSVGGVSAYSTLGRFSDPIPSTLLRGGDETLIRTVIHELAHQVVYVQNDTAFNESFAVAVETAGAQRYAAARGLPVPDQTTARTRAAQINALLLGTRTRLAALYASDVPDSEKRAKKVDTLNETRQQYAALKASWDGYSGYDGWFSDTPNGLNNALLGSVAAYADHVPVFLELLARHGGDFPAFYAAVKVCAALPPNERLACLQPSS
- a CDS encoding alpha/beta hydrolase family protein; the protein is MPDSFDGLASDMPALTSASPSIVTPESLYALKFPSDPQLSPDGSRVAFVLTRIEDEHADTPGEDEESAPRYRSRIQLSEGGAARDLTSGAGRDSSPRWSPDGSSLAFLSDRSTAPGTQGKPQVFLLPLSGGEAQQLTRFKNGVSNVAFSPDGRYLSFLSRGDAEDKRGAKGEARALTSLRYRFNGVGMLPPSPAALYLHDLSSGETKLWHAPEHDISDYAWRPQPGGGVLFVSSLSEQDAAFWRQEVFELPLEGTPRQLTHWAASIGHLTPHPDGVRFAGIGRPANTLNTEDSHVFLFSASGEGQRLDSAWDFPAGNIVAGDLHVGSFTDRPTWADEQTLSLLYTVGGSAGLFDVRLDGTVSPRQHDPERVMAAFSMNAHGLAHISESVTQPTEVYLNGERVTDHAAHLPFAPVTATRIAFTNELGEGEGWVLLPTGTAPAPALLNIHGGPHTAYGHGFMHEFQLYAAAGYGVCYSNPRGSVGYGQAWSEDIQGRWGSIDMADLLAFFDACLTQLPRLDAARTGVMGGSYGGFMTNWITSQTDRFQVAVTDRSICNLLSFGGTSDIGMRFWDDELGGNFHRRADAAKLWDMSPLQFVEQVRTPTLIIHSLEDLRCPIEQGEQWFAALQLHGVPSRFVRFPEEDHELSRSGRPDRRVRRLQEYLDWVGAYLK